One Candidatus Tanganyikabacteria bacterium genomic region harbors:
- a CDS encoding S8 family serine peptidase, whose product MADLVARLAADPAVAAAEANQPLNLVTRPIRLGLPAFGVGYNDPLAGRQWAVARIALAQAHAKTRSSSRTVVAVLDTGVDWSHPDFRAPDGRERVIRGRDWLKNTDFPRDGGGHGTHVAGIVGASADNALGTVGVAPDCTILAEKVTSDYGFGEAAGVAGAIIHATDAGARILTMSLGSPTLSQVVKDAVSYAQARDVLVVAAMGNSGRNEKLYPAALPGVMAVGATDDADRKASFSTFGDWISVAAPGTNILSTLPTFDNQTGFKDYGWMQGTSMATPHVAGLAALVRDLHPEMSAAATKKRIEQTALRPGGSGFSAELGFGRIDARRAVD is encoded by the coding sequence ATGGCCGACCTCGTCGCCCGCCTGGCGGCCGATCCGGCCGTCGCGGCCGCCGAAGCAAACCAGCCGCTGAATCTGGTGACCAGGCCAATCCGGCTCGGCTTGCCGGCGTTCGGCGTCGGATACAACGACCCGCTGGCCGGGCGCCAGTGGGCGGTCGCCAGGATCGCCCTGGCTCAGGCGCACGCGAAGACGCGGAGCAGCAGTCGCACGGTGGTGGCCGTGCTCGATACCGGGGTGGACTGGAGTCACCCGGACTTCCGGGCCCCCGACGGCAGGGAGCGCGTCATTCGCGGGAGAGACTGGCTGAAGAACACCGACTTTCCGCGCGACGGAGGAGGGCACGGCACGCATGTCGCGGGGATCGTGGGCGCCAGCGCGGACAACGCCCTCGGCACCGTCGGCGTCGCTCCCGATTGCACCATCCTGGCCGAGAAGGTGACCTCCGATTACGGCTTCGGAGAAGCGGCGGGGGTCGCCGGCGCCATCATCCACGCGACCGATGCGGGCGCCAGGATCCTCACGATGAGCCTGGGATCTCCCACGCTCTCGCAGGTCGTCAAGGACGCCGTGAGCTACGCGCAAGCCAGGGACGTCCTGGTCGTGGCGGCCATGGGAAACAGCGGACGCAACGAAAAGCTCTACCCGGCCGCGTTGCCGGGGGTCATGGCGGTGGGGGCGACCGACGACGCCGACCGGAAGGCTTCGTTCTCGACCTTCGGGGACTGGATCTCGGTAGCCGCGCCGGGCACCAACATCCTCTCGACGCTTCCGACATTCGACAACCAGACCGGCTTCAAGGACTACGGCTGGATGCAGGGAACCTCGATGGCCACTCCCCATGTCGCCGGACTTGCGGCCCTCGTCCGCGACCTCCACCCCGAGATGAGCGCCGCCGCCACGAAGAAGCGGATCGAGCAGACGGCTCTCCGACCGGGCGGAAGCGGCTTCTCGGCCGAACTCGGCTTCGGCCGGATCGACGCGCGCCGCGCGGTCGATTGA